One genomic window of Cystobacter fuscus DSM 2262 includes the following:
- a CDS encoding ABC transporter ATP-binding protein — translation MHAIELEQLTRLYGSIRAVDGVSFHVEPGEIFGFMGHNGAGKTTTLRMLLGLTRPTSGGARVLGHDVVHESLEVRRQCGFLPASYALPAHMTARQFLHYIAAMFDLDASVAETRIQSLLRLFGLEAAADRKLGGFSTGMTQKVGLAQALVNEPRILLLDEPTSGLDPLGRHELLEHLRRLSSERGVTVLFSSHILSDIETLCRRVAALHQGKLVAFGPVEALKSEHRSANMDELYLSLARRAA, via the coding sequence ATGCATGCCATCGAACTCGAGCAACTCACCCGCCTCTACGGCTCCATCCGGGCCGTGGACGGGGTGAGCTTCCATGTGGAGCCCGGAGAGATTTTCGGCTTCATGGGCCACAACGGCGCGGGGAAGACGACCACCCTGCGAATGCTGCTCGGGCTGACGCGTCCCACCTCGGGCGGCGCCCGGGTGCTCGGCCACGACGTGGTGCACGAGAGCCTCGAGGTGCGCCGTCAATGTGGCTTCCTCCCCGCCAGCTACGCGCTCCCGGCCCACATGACGGCGCGCCAGTTCCTTCACTACATCGCCGCCATGTTCGACCTCGACGCCAGCGTGGCCGAGACGCGCATCCAATCCCTGCTGCGACTCTTCGGACTCGAGGCCGCGGCGGACCGGAAGCTCGGCGGCTTCTCCACCGGCATGACGCAGAAGGTGGGGCTCGCCCAGGCCCTCGTCAACGAACCCCGCATCCTGCTGCTGGACGAGCCCACCTCGGGGTTGGATCCGCTCGGCCGCCACGAGCTGCTCGAGCACCTGCGCCGCCTGTCCTCCGAGCGCGGCGTCACCGTGCTCTTCTCCAGCCACATCCTGTCGGACATCGAGACGCTCTGCCGGCGTGTCGCGGCGCTGCACCAGGGCAAGCTCGTCGCCTTCGGCCCTGTCGAGGCGCTCAAGAGTGAGCACCGCTCGGCGAACATGGACGAGCTCTACCTGTCACTCGCGCGGAGGGCGGCATGA
- a CDS encoding TetR/AcrR family transcriptional regulator, whose product MAASSPPSAPPAGRTSAELRRQRILQVAKSHFERFGLRRTRIEDIAREAGIAKGAVYLEFESKEVLLHAVIGTLFEEIGRRYAAEVMVLESPRERLRATLRFSYRELARDTLFERLVREDPEVAVLRSLAESGDNPRKADAQLEMIRGWVREGIERGEFRADLDIEAVPFVLGLMRFLHYHTGLVTAGDRISRERLLDAVLDIFIAGLSAPTPPSPPPRKRPGGGSKR is encoded by the coding sequence ATGGCCGCGTCTTCCCCTCCATCGGCACCGCCTGCCGGCCGTACATCCGCCGAGCTCCGGCGCCAGCGCATCCTCCAGGTGGCCAAGAGCCACTTCGAGCGCTTCGGCTTGCGCCGTACCCGCATCGAGGACATCGCCCGCGAGGCGGGTATCGCCAAGGGGGCCGTCTACCTGGAGTTCGAGAGCAAGGAAGTCCTGCTCCACGCGGTCATCGGCACCCTGTTCGAGGAGATAGGCCGCCGGTACGCCGCGGAGGTGATGGTGTTGGAGTCGCCTCGCGAGCGGCTGCGCGCCACGCTGCGCTTCTCCTACCGCGAGCTCGCCCGCGATACCTTGTTCGAGCGGCTCGTGCGCGAGGATCCCGAGGTGGCGGTGCTCCGCTCCCTGGCGGAGTCCGGAGACAACCCGCGCAAGGCGGATGCCCAGTTGGAGATGATTCGCGGCTGGGTGCGCGAGGGGATCGAGCGGGGCGAGTTTCGCGCCGATCTGGACATCGAAGCGGTGCCCTTCGTCCTGGGGCTGATGCGCTTCCTGCACTACCACACCGGGCTCGTCACCGCGGGAGACCGCATCTCCCGCGAGCGCCTGCTCGACGCCGTCCTCGACATCTTCATCGCGGGCCTCTCCGCGCCCACTCCCCCGTCTCCGCCCCCGCGCAAGCGCCCGGGCGGGGGTTCCAAGAGGTAA
- a CDS encoding universal stress protein, whose product MTTPTMHEPMASAGFGPGRTVGLSRVLVATDFSPHSSCALARALQLPLRKGAEILLVHALSAEASEKGRHEEQEALARHALEESVHHTQEARAQVACDVRGLLVWGIPAEALTQTARDFGAELVVLGRPRHPGSLLERMRERLAGGLIERIPTALLVVGPPPVCPYRRPLVAVDFTEASRRALETVLRLCPGASRVAVLHGYDTSYVLVLHQSAAQPSRIMEYLREAKARARTELQRFLVPYRDAGVHFDELVRSGEATACILEIAQQEQADLVAVGRHLRLGLGRIVRPHTAPQIARESSCDVLVLEAPLSGQSRP is encoded by the coding sequence ATGACGACGCCTACGATGCATGAGCCGATGGCGTCCGCGGGCTTCGGGCCAGGACGTACGGTGGGGTTGAGCCGAGTCCTGGTGGCCACGGATTTCTCCCCCCACTCGTCGTGTGCGCTGGCGCGGGCGCTCCAGCTTCCCCTGCGGAAGGGAGCGGAAATCCTCCTCGTCCACGCGCTGTCAGCCGAGGCCAGCGAGAAGGGCCGCCACGAAGAGCAAGAAGCGCTCGCCCGGCATGCTCTCGAGGAGTCGGTGCACCACACCCAGGAGGCTCGCGCGCAAGTCGCATGCGACGTGCGCGGCCTGCTGGTGTGGGGCATCCCGGCGGAGGCCCTCACCCAGACGGCGCGGGACTTCGGTGCGGAACTGGTCGTGCTGGGGAGGCCACGCCACCCCGGCTCGCTCCTGGAGAGAATGCGGGAGCGCCTGGCCGGAGGACTCATCGAGCGCATCCCCACCGCGCTCCTCGTCGTCGGGCCGCCCCCGGTATGTCCGTACCGGCGCCCCCTGGTGGCCGTGGACTTCACGGAAGCATCCCGGCGCGCCTTGGAGACAGTGCTCCGCTTGTGCCCCGGTGCGAGCCGCGTAGCCGTGCTGCACGGCTACGACACCTCCTACGTGCTCGTCCTCCACCAGTCGGCGGCTCAGCCCTCCCGCATCATGGAGTACCTGCGCGAAGCCAAGGCGCGGGCGCGCACCGAGCTGCAACGCTTCCTGGTCCCGTACCGTGACGCTGGGGTGCACTTCGACGAACTCGTCCGTTCTGGTGAGGCCACCGCCTGCATCCTGGAGATCGCCCAGCAGGAGCAGGCGGATCTGGTCGCGGTTGGAAGGCACCTGCGTTTGGGGTTGGGCCGGATCGTGCGTCCGCACACCGCACCGCAGATCGCCAGGGAGAGCTCCT
- a CDS encoding ABC transporter permease: MRATLRRYRLIEARHALGWLPLVSLLVGIAIVVFTAVLMPLFPPPVITFMERAFLIRGMGAVILLNEYVGIYLMVFFGGAAGLMRALVEPRENRALDMLLSKPISRRAFLMARVGPLLLASTAVGVVMSLVLGLVVRPFTGEGSTVSVAGAVGGGLIFTALAVVLLCVLVVPLLLVRDAFQGLLIAFVMWILPMFPTAMLLYRPDLYEGRDRLRDLLVLGPNLLWYDAAVPLLTAIALAVASLGVWGALVLGIRVFERAELR, translated from the coding sequence ATGCGGGCCACTCTTCGCCGCTACCGCCTCATCGAGGCCCGCCATGCCCTTGGATGGCTGCCCCTCGTGTCCCTGCTCGTGGGCATCGCCATCGTCGTCTTCACGGCCGTGCTCATGCCGCTGTTTCCCCCTCCCGTCATCACCTTCATGGAGCGTGCGTTCCTCATCCGCGGAATGGGCGCCGTCATCCTGCTCAACGAATATGTCGGCATCTACCTCATGGTCTTCTTCGGCGGTGCCGCGGGACTGATGCGGGCCCTCGTCGAGCCACGGGAGAACCGGGCGCTCGACATGCTGCTCAGCAAGCCCATTTCCCGCCGCGCCTTCCTGATGGCCCGGGTGGGTCCCCTCCTGCTCGCTTCCACGGCCGTGGGCGTGGTGATGTCCCTGGTCCTGGGGCTCGTCGTGCGGCCCTTCACCGGCGAGGGCTCCACCGTGAGCGTCGCGGGAGCGGTGGGCGGCGGGCTCATCTTCACGGCCCTGGCGGTGGTGCTGCTCTGCGTGCTCGTCGTCCCACTGCTCCTGGTGCGTGATGCGTTCCAGGGACTCCTCATTGCGTTCGTGATGTGGATCCTGCCGATGTTTCCCACCGCGATGCTGCTCTACCGCCCAGACCTCTACGAGGGGCGCGACAGGCTGCGAGACCTGCTCGTCCTGGGACCGAACCTCCTCTGGTACGACGCGGCGGTGCCACTGCTCACGGCCATCGCGCTGGCCGTGGCCTCGTTGGGCGTGTGGGGGGCACTCGTGCTCGGCATCCGCGTGTTCGAGCGCGCGGAGTTGCGTTGA
- a CDS encoding ABC transporter permease subunit: MKARFLWLDMRATLGERKTWLATGMMLYAAISMPFVAAKPPEHVLSALKGWFSTSDPFILFLFIWTDLAMNKCILILGVVLAGSLLIRERETGQLAVLLSKPISPAAYFLARTLSACAVMAVLYVGTHLAAAPLIARSVPGFRAGLFFASMAVHLFAAFFTVCFSALMSVLIQRRAMAGLVSLLVLSLLVGMAFMGFYNPAWSGISAFNPLTQGISVLGHVDDLRPGHVLTPIALLLGMNAAVLALGALRVRQMEV, from the coding sequence ATGAAGGCGCGCTTTCTCTGGCTCGACATGCGGGCCACGCTCGGCGAGCGCAAGACCTGGCTGGCCACGGGCATGATGCTCTACGCGGCGATCTCCATGCCCTTCGTCGCGGCGAAGCCGCCCGAGCACGTGCTCTCGGCGCTCAAGGGGTGGTTCTCCACGTCGGATCCCTTCATCCTCTTCCTGTTCATCTGGACGGACCTGGCGATGAACAAGTGCATCCTCATCCTCGGGGTGGTGCTCGCGGGCAGCCTGCTCATCCGCGAGCGGGAGACGGGGCAGCTCGCGGTGCTGCTGTCCAAGCCCATCTCGCCCGCCGCGTACTTCCTGGCGCGGACGTTGTCGGCCTGTGCCGTCATGGCGGTGCTCTACGTCGGCACGCACCTGGCCGCCGCACCGCTCATCGCCCGGAGCGTGCCGGGGTTTCGCGCGGGGCTCTTCTTCGCCTCCATGGCGGTGCACCTCTTCGCCGCGTTCTTCACCGTCTGCTTCAGCGCCCTCATGTCCGTGCTCATCCAGCGGCGGGCCATGGCGGGACTCGTCAGCCTGCTGGTGCTCAGCCTGCTGGTGGGCATGGCCTTCATGGGCTTCTACAACCCCGCCTGGAGTGGCATCTCCGCCTTCAACCCCCTCACCCAGGGCATCTCCGTGCTCGGCCATGTGGACGACCTGCGCCCCGGGCACGTGCTGACGCCCATCGCCCTCCTGCTGGGGATGAACGCGGCCGTACTCGCGCTCGGCGCCCTGCGGGTGCGCCAGATGGAGGTGTGA